ATTAAAAATTTTATTAAATAATATTGTATTTTTAGTTGCCGCTTTACGCATTCCTGTATATGGTTCTCAACAGTCTCACAGCTGGTGACACATCAGCCGTCGAACAAAAACAACTAACGAGAACTACTGCGAGAGTGCCTGCTATGACTTGTTGCGGCATTGATATTCACGCTCACGTCGTCCCCGGCCATTTCCCGGCCTGGATTGACGGAAAGATTCCCCAGGGCTGGCCTGCCATGGTGGAGGCACCTGCCAGAGCAGGGCACTGCCACCGTCATGTGATGATTGACGGCAAGAACTACCGCACTGTGTCTGACCATTGCTGGAACGTTGCCAGACGTCTGGCTGATCTGCCGGAAATGGGCATCGCGATGCAGGTTATTTCTCCCATGCCGGAGCTGCTTAGCTACTGGCTCCCCGCTGGCACGGCACAGCCTCTGGTACGTTTTCTCAATGAGACCATCGCTGTAATGGTGGCCGAGAGTGAAGGTGTGCTGCAGGGTTTCGGCGCTGTACCCCTGCAGGATATGAACCTGGCTCTGGCAGAGCTGGACTACCTGCACAGCCATCTGCAGCTGAGCGGCGTAGAAATTGGCAGTCATATCAATGGTATTCCGCTGGGCGATATGCGCCTGCGACCCTTCTTCGAGGCCTGTGCCGAACGGGATATACCGGTCTTCGTGCATGCCTTGAAGCCAACGGGTATGGACCGGCTGGTTGGTCCTGCTCAACTGCAACAGGTACTTGCTTATCCCAGTGATGTCGGTCTGGCTGCTACCTCAGTCATTACCGGCAATTTACTGGAAAGCCTCCCTGCCTTGCGTCTGGCGTTCAGCCATGGTGGTGGCACCTTTGCATCGCTACTGCCGCGCTTGCAGCAGGGATGGCTGGTTTTTCCTGACCTTCAGGCAAGCATGCAGACGGCACCGGTAACACAGGCGCGCCAGCTGTATTTCGACACGCTGGTGTTTGATCAGCACACGCTGCAACACCTGATACAACAGTTAGGCGCCCGCCAGCTGATGCTGGGTACCGATTACCCCTTCAATTTCCGCGAAAAGCAGCCGGCGGCGCAGGTACATGCCTGTCAGTTGTCCGCCTCCGATAGAGATGCACTGCTGTTTGGCAATGCACAGCGTTTTCTTGGTCTGGCTTCACCGCATTCAAGGATTTCATTATGAGTTCTCCGCTTATCGAAGGGCTGCGCAGCGTTGCCTTTAACGTACCTGACCTGGCACTGGCTGAACGGTTCTATACCGACGTATGGCACCTGGATGTCGCGGCTCGCAGCACATCAGCGATCTACCTGAGCGGTACCGGCAAAGACCACCATCTGCTGGCACTGCATCAGGCCGACCAGCTGGCTATTCGTGATGTGACGCTGCGCGCGCGCAGCGCCAGTGCGCTGAACGACATCGCAGCACAGGTGCAGGAGCAGGGCGGAAAGGTATTGGCTGGACCCGGCCCGTCTGCCCAGCCCTCCGGTGGGCAGGAAGTCGTGATTGCCGATCCGCACGGACGTATTTTTCGTGTGGTTTACGGCGACCAGCTGCGTACAGAAGTCACCGCATCACCTGACCGGCCGATCCGGCTCGCTCATGCCGTACTCAACAGCCACGACGTTGCCGCGTCACAGCAGTTCTTTGCGTCCGTGTTTGGCTTCAGGCTGGCCGACCGCACCCGCATCATGGCTTTCCTCAACTGTGATACCGACCACCACACCATTGCCTTTGGCGATGCCGACAACGATGCCCTCAATCATGTGGCCTTTCTGATGCGCGACATTGATTCCGTTATGCGCGGCGGAGGCCGTATGCGTGACGCCCAGCATCCCATCGAATGGGGCCCCGGCCGGCACGGCCCGGGCAACAACGCCTTCAACTACTTTATCGGCCCCTTTGGTGAGGTGATCGAGTACACAGCCGAAGTCGAACAGATCGATGACAGTTACCGCGCCGGAAGCCCGGAAGACTGGACCTGGCCAGCGGGCAGGGTTGACCATTGGGGGATTTCCCAGCCCCCATCAAAGGCACTGAAAGAAGCTCAGAAAAGCGTATTTTTCATCCCAGTGAATGGATAACAACAAATGAAACTGACTACCTACCTCCGTGATGGACAAGCTCGTCTGGGTTTGATCGAAGGGAACCATCTCATCGATTTCAATGACGCTCAGCCACAGGTGCCTGCCGATATGCGTGCAGCTCTGGAAGCGGGCGTGGATCTGCAGGCTGCTGCCCGTGCTGCTCATGAAAGCACCGCCGCGCGGCTGGCACTGGATACGGTGACACTGGCACCGCTGGTTCCCGAGCCCGGCAAATTTATCTGCCTTGGCCTGAACTACTTCGACCATGCCAAAGAGGGTGGCCGTGAAAAGCCGGACTATCCCTGGTTCTTCTTCCGTGGCAAAAGCTCACTGCTGGCCGATCAGGAGCCCGGCCGCGTACCGAAGATTTCCAGCAAGTTTGATTATGAAGCGGAGCTGGCTGTGATCATTGGTCGCAGCGTACCGCGTCACGTCTCACAACAGGAGGCACTGAACTACGTGTTCGGCTACTCCTGCTTCAATGACATGTCAGTGCGTGACTATCAGAAGCGCACACCACAGTGGACTATCGGCAAGAACTTCGACGCCACCGGCGGCTTTGGCCCGGTACTGGTGACCGCTGACGAGCTGCCACAGGGAGCCGAGGGCCTCAATATCCAGTGTGTACTCAATGGCGAAGTCATGCAGAACGCGACGACCAGCGACATGATCTGGTCCGTCGCCGAAACCATCGCCCTGCTGTCTGAGTGCCTGACGCTGGAACCCGGTGATGTGATCGCCATGGGCACCCCGGCAGGTGTCGGACAGGCCCGTACGCCTCAGGTCTGGATGAAAGAGGGTGATACCGTCGAAATCCGCATTGAGGGCATCGGCACCCTGACTAACCCGATTCTGGCAGAGGCGGTCTGAGCGATGACAGGCGTAGTCTATGACGTCGCCATCGTAGGTTACGGCCCATCCGGGGCCGTAGCTGCCGGTCTGCTCGGGCAGGCTGGCATGCAGGTCTACGTGTGTGACAGGATTTCCGCGGTCTATGACAAGCCCCGTGCCATTGCGCTGGATCACGAGATCCAGCGGGTGTTCCAGCAGCTGGGGGTGATGGGTGAGATTGAACCTTACTGCGAGCCCTTTACCGACTCCTGTTACTACGGCGTGGACGGGCAGCTGATCCGTCGCATGACCATGGTCGATAAGCCCTACCCGCAGGGGTATATCCCTTCCATCGTGTTCACCCAGCCGCCGGTGGAAGCAGTGCTGCGGCGTAAAGTCGCCAGTCTGCCTTCTGTCACGGTCGATCTGGGTGTCACAGTGACCGGACTGCAACAGGATGACAAGCATCAGGAACAGCAACCGGATGAGACACTGGTCCATCTCACTGTCGAAAATCAGGACGGCCACAGCAGGACGATCAGTGCACGCTACGTGATCGGCTGTGATGGCGCATCAAGCACCGTTCGCAGTCTGTCAGGCATCACTCTGGAAGACCTCGATTTCGACGAACCCTGGCTGGTCGTAGATGTGCTGGCCAATGAGCAGGGTCTGCAGAAACTGCCGCAAACCAGCGTGCAGTATTGCGAGCCTGAGCGGCCATGCACCTTCGTTATCGGCCCCGGCAATCACCGCCGCTGGGAAATCTCGCTGAAGGAAGGTGAAGATCCGCAGCTGGCGGCAACGCCCGAAGGCACCTGGCAACTGCTGCAGCGCTGGATCACGCCGGATGATGCTCAGTTGTGGCGTCAGGCCAGTTACCGTTTCCATGCACTGGTAGCCGGGTGCTGGCGTGCAGGCCGTGTTTTTATCGCCGGCGATGCCGCCCATCAGCAGCCGCCCTTTCTGGGGCAGGGTATGTGTCAGGGCGTGCGTGATGTCAGCAATCTGGTCTGGAAACTGCTCAGCGTGCTGAATAAGACCATCGACGGCGAAGCTGCCGAGCGGCTGCTCGACAGTTACGGTGTTGAGCGCAAAGAACATGTTCGTCAGCTGACAACCACCATCAAGGCGATCGGCGCAGTGATCTGCGAGCGGGATGCAGACAAAGCCCGCGCCCGTGATCAAAAACTGCTCAGCGACTGTCAGGGTACGGTCAGGCCG
This genomic interval from Pokkaliibacter sp. MBI-7 contains the following:
- a CDS encoding bifunctional 3-(3-hydroxy-phenyl)propionate/3-hydroxycinnamic acid hydroxylase is translated as MTGVVYDVAIVGYGPSGAVAAGLLGQAGMQVYVCDRISAVYDKPRAIALDHEIQRVFQQLGVMGEIEPYCEPFTDSCYYGVDGQLIRRMTMVDKPYPQGYIPSIVFTQPPVEAVLRRKVASLPSVTVDLGVTVTGLQQDDKHQEQQPDETLVHLTVENQDGHSRTISARYVIGCDGASSTVRSLSGITLEDLDFDEPWLVVDVLANEQGLQKLPQTSVQYCEPERPCTFVIGPGNHRRWEISLKEGEDPQLAATPEGTWQLLQRWITPDDAQLWRQASYRFHALVAGCWRAGRVFIAGDAAHQQPPFLGQGMCQGVRDVSNLVWKLLSVLNKTIDGEAAERLLDSYGVERKEHVRQLTTTIKAIGAVICERDADKARARDQKLLSDCQGTVRPTPRQDVLPRLTTGLISESTAAGSLFPQPWVASAAGAERMDQQLGHGWRLITLTESTGAVDEQLRTLLSLTVARLGSDQLTEQDNVLAGWFDRHQVTAALVRPDNYVYGTAATHEALLVLQRQLLQTLSGKES
- a CDS encoding amidohydrolase family protein gives rise to the protein MTCCGIDIHAHVVPGHFPAWIDGKIPQGWPAMVEAPARAGHCHRHVMIDGKNYRTVSDHCWNVARRLADLPEMGIAMQVISPMPELLSYWLPAGTAQPLVRFLNETIAVMVAESEGVLQGFGAVPLQDMNLALAELDYLHSHLQLSGVEIGSHINGIPLGDMRLRPFFEACAERDIPVFVHALKPTGMDRLVGPAQLQQVLAYPSDVGLAATSVITGNLLESLPALRLAFSHGGGTFASLLPRLQQGWLVFPDLQASMQTAPVTQARQLYFDTLVFDQHTLQHLIQQLGARQLMLGTDYPFNFREKQPAAQVHACQLSASDRDALLFGNAQRFLGLASPHSRISL
- a CDS encoding fumarylacetoacetate hydrolase family protein, encoding MKLTTYLRDGQARLGLIEGNHLIDFNDAQPQVPADMRAALEAGVDLQAAARAAHESTAARLALDTVTLAPLVPEPGKFICLGLNYFDHAKEGGREKPDYPWFFFRGKSSLLADQEPGRVPKISSKFDYEAELAVIIGRSVPRHVSQQEALNYVFGYSCFNDMSVRDYQKRTPQWTIGKNFDATGGFGPVLVTADELPQGAEGLNIQCVLNGEVMQNATTSDMIWSVAETIALLSECLTLEPGDVIAMGTPAGVGQARTPQVWMKEGDTVEIRIEGIGTLTNPILAEAV
- a CDS encoding VOC family protein — protein: MSSPLIEGLRSVAFNVPDLALAERFYTDVWHLDVAARSTSAIYLSGTGKDHHLLALHQADQLAIRDVTLRARSASALNDIAAQVQEQGGKVLAGPGPSAQPSGGQEVVIADPHGRIFRVVYGDQLRTEVTASPDRPIRLAHAVLNSHDVAASQQFFASVFGFRLADRTRIMAFLNCDTDHHTIAFGDADNDALNHVAFLMRDIDSVMRGGGRMRDAQHPIEWGPGRHGPGNNAFNYFIGPFGEVIEYTAEVEQIDDSYRAGSPEDWTWPAGRVDHWGISQPPSKALKEAQKSVFFIPVNG